A single region of the Shinella sp. PSBB067 genome encodes:
- a CDS encoding LysR family transcriptional regulator produces MKSFVTTAQLGSVTSAAERLNLTQPALSRQIQRLEQELGLPLFQRSGRNLRLSVHGDRLLVDAQAVLAASKRLHDAVAEMREGECGLLRVGACSQVIERHMSEVLPAWKRDNPNIDIRLEEGGGAELARRLDDNELHLAINARHFARPDRFSRIDIGAMRVRAFCIPSVFTAEPGAVTLAQLCRQPLLLLNRWHFTRELLETACQAEGCLAQPTLESGSPHTLLAIARSSGVAVVPHLGTGPVEGLLAHDILHRGRPLDFEISAIWPSAMPLPGYGRRFIAYLRECLLPAS; encoded by the coding sequence TTGAAAAGTTTCGTGACGACCGCCCAGCTCGGCAGCGTCACCTCGGCCGCCGAGCGGCTCAACCTTACCCAGCCGGCCCTGTCGCGGCAGATCCAGCGGCTCGAGCAGGAGCTCGGGCTGCCGCTCTTCCAGCGCAGCGGCCGCAACCTGCGCCTGTCGGTGCATGGCGACCGGCTGCTGGTCGATGCGCAGGCCGTCCTCGCCGCGAGCAAGCGCCTCCACGATGCGGTCGCCGAGATGCGCGAGGGCGAGTGCGGCCTGCTGCGCGTCGGCGCCTGTTCCCAGGTCATCGAGCGGCACATGAGCGAGGTGCTGCCCGCCTGGAAGCGGGACAATCCCAACATCGACATCCGCCTGGAGGAAGGCGGCGGGGCGGAGCTTGCGCGCCGCCTCGACGACAACGAACTGCATCTGGCGATCAACGCCCGCCATTTCGCGCGGCCCGATCGCTTCAGCCGCATCGACATCGGCGCCATGCGCGTGCGCGCCTTCTGCATCCCCTCGGTCTTCACCGCCGAACCGGGGGCCGTCACGCTGGCGCAGTTGTGCCGCCAACCGCTGCTCCTGCTCAATCGCTGGCATTTCACGCGCGAATTGCTCGAAACGGCCTGCCAGGCCGAAGGCTGCCTCGCGCAGCCGACCCTGGAATCCGGTTCGCCGCACACGCTGCTCGCCATCGCCAGGAGCAGCGGGGTCGCCGTGGTGCCGCATCTGGGCACCGGCCCGGTGGAGGGCCTTCTCGCGCACGACATCCTGCACCGCGGCAGGCCGCTCGATTTCGAAATATCGGCCATCTGGCCCTCGGCCATGCCGCTGCCCGGCTACGGCCGCCGCTTCATCGCCTACCTGCGCGAATGCCTCCTGCCCGCATCCTGA
- a CDS encoding branched-chain amino acid aminotransferase: MAEAPSVWTWYDNRWHAGDVRILGAGSHATWLGSLVFDGARRFEGVVPDLDLHAERVNESARALGLQPTLTVAQIIDRVHEGLTHFAPDAAIYIRPMYWAEESDASVVAPDPASTAFALCLEKRPMAVPGGFTITTTRFRRPTLETMPVNAKAACLYPNNARMLAEARARGFGNALVCDTLGNVAELATSNVFMAKDGAVFTPVPNGTFLDGITRQRVIGLLRADGVAVHEKTLTVGDFRAADEIFSTGNISKVMPVLGFDDRAFDHGPFAKRARQLYWDWAHS, from the coding sequence ATGGCTGAAGCTCCTTCCGTATGGACGTGGTACGACAACCGCTGGCACGCGGGCGATGTCCGCATTCTCGGCGCGGGCTCGCACGCGACATGGCTCGGATCGCTGGTGTTCGACGGCGCGCGCCGCTTCGAGGGCGTCGTGCCCGATCTCGACCTGCATGCGGAACGGGTGAACGAATCGGCACGGGCGCTCGGCCTTCAGCCGACCCTGACGGTCGCGCAGATCATCGACCGCGTGCACGAGGGGCTGACGCATTTCGCGCCCGATGCCGCGATCTATATCCGCCCGATGTACTGGGCCGAGGAGAGCGATGCGAGCGTCGTCGCACCCGATCCGGCATCGACGGCATTCGCCCTGTGCCTGGAGAAGCGGCCGATGGCCGTGCCCGGCGGCTTCACCATCACCACGACGCGGTTCCGCCGGCCGACGCTGGAGACCATGCCGGTCAATGCCAAGGCCGCCTGCCTCTATCCCAACAACGCCCGCATGCTGGCCGAGGCCCGCGCCAGGGGCTTCGGCAATGCGCTGGTCTGCGACACGCTGGGCAATGTGGCGGAGCTTGCCACCTCGAACGTGTTCATGGCGAAGGACGGGGCGGTCTTCACGCCCGTGCCGAACGGCACGTTCCTCGACGGCATCACCCGCCAGCGGGTGATCGGCCTCCTGCGCGCGGACGGGGTCGCGGTGCACGAGAAGACGCTGACGGTCGGCGACTTCCGCGCTGCCGACGAGATCTTCAGCACCGGCAACATTTCCAAGGTCATGCCGGTCCTCGGCTTCGACGACCGCGCTTTCGACCATGGCCCGTTCGCGAAGAGAGCGCGCCAGCTTTACTGGGATTGGGCGCATAGCTGA
- a CDS encoding carboxymuconolactone decarboxylase family protein, whose protein sequence is MSTVRLWSDAEVEANPRVKAVFDDIRATRKSDFVNNVWRALANQPDTLERIWAGLKDIMVKPGALDPLVKEMLYIAVSVANGCSYCVHSHTAAAKAKGMTEDQHGELLAVIGMASQTNALLNALQLPIDPQFLVES, encoded by the coding sequence ATGAGTACCGTTCGCCTGTGGAGCGATGCCGAAGTCGAAGCGAACCCGCGCGTCAAGGCGGTGTTCGACGACATCCGCGCCACCCGCAAGTCCGATTTCGTCAACAATGTCTGGCGCGCGCTCGCCAACCAGCCGGATACGCTGGAGCGCATCTGGGCGGGCCTGAAGGACATCATGGTCAAGCCCGGCGCGCTCGATCCGCTGGTCAAGGAAATGCTCTATATCGCCGTGTCGGTCGCCAATGGCTGCAGCTATTGCGTCCATTCCCACACGGCGGCCGCCAAGGCGAAGGGCATGACCGAGGACCAGCACGGCGAGCTGCTCGCGGTGATCGGCATGGCCTCGCAGACCAACGCCCTGCTCAACGCGCTGCAGCTGCCGATCGACCCGCAGTTCCTGGTCGAGAGCTGA
- a CDS encoding quinone oxidoreductase gives MAANMAGAVVAHRPGGPEVLEWTELAVEMPGPGEVLIRQEAAGLNFIDTYYRSGLYPWPEGVLVPGAEAAGTVVAVGAGVTAFSAGQRVAYLERTGAYREMRVMPADRLFLLPDGIDAALAASVLLKGLTAQALVSSAAPVEAGQTVLVHAAAGGVGLLLGQWIASLGARAIGTAGSPEKAALARAHGYDAVIEYRREDFAARVAELTDGALCDTVFDAVGKDTWRGSLACLRPHGRFVSFGQASGPIEGFRIADLAAGSRSAIRPVVFDYLTTPQERRARSEALFARLADGRLRAAPAARLPLREAAQAHRALEGRATTGSTILTMDGFSA, from the coding sequence ATGGCCGCGAACATGGCGGGCGCGGTCGTCGCGCACAGGCCCGGCGGGCCGGAGGTCCTGGAATGGACGGAGCTCGCCGTCGAGATGCCGGGCCCCGGTGAAGTGCTGATCCGCCAGGAGGCGGCCGGGCTCAACTTCATCGATACCTATTACCGCTCCGGGCTCTATCCCTGGCCGGAGGGCGTGCTCGTGCCGGGCGCGGAGGCGGCGGGCACGGTGGTGGCCGTCGGTGCCGGCGTCACGGCGTTTTCCGCCGGCCAGCGCGTCGCCTATCTGGAACGCACCGGCGCCTATCGGGAAATGCGGGTGATGCCCGCCGACAGGCTGTTCCTCCTGCCGGACGGGATCGACGCCGCGCTGGCCGCCTCGGTCCTGCTGAAGGGACTGACGGCGCAGGCGCTTGTTTCGAGCGCCGCGCCCGTGGAGGCGGGGCAGACGGTTCTCGTCCACGCCGCCGCCGGCGGGGTCGGGCTGCTGCTCGGGCAGTGGATCGCCTCGCTCGGGGCGCGCGCCATCGGCACGGCCGGCTCGCCGGAGAAGGCGGCGCTCGCCCGCGCGCACGGCTACGACGCGGTGATCGAATACCGCCGCGAGGATTTCGCCGCGCGCGTGGCCGAGCTGACGGACGGGGCGCTGTGCGACACGGTTTTCGACGCGGTCGGCAAGGACACCTGGCGCGGCTCGCTCGCCTGCCTGCGCCCGCACGGGCGCTTCGTCAGCTTCGGCCAGGCATCCGGGCCGATCGAGGGCTTCCGCATCGCGGACCTTGCGGCCGGTTCCCGGTCCGCCATCCGGCCCGTCGTCTTCGATTACCTGACCACGCCGCAGGAGCGCCGCGCGCGCAGCGAGGCCCTGTTCGCACGCCTTGCCGACGGCCGCCTCAGGGCCGCCCCGGCGGCGCGGCTGCCGTTGCGCGAGGCGGCGCAGGCGCACCGCGCGCTGGAAGGCCGGGCGACCACCGGATCGACGATCCTGACGATGGATGGATTTTCCGCATGA
- a CDS encoding ABC transporter permease, which produces MMAVALFAGFALALDGFTAPANLLNIVRSVSVLGILAAGMGIVVIGRGIDLSMVSIMVVTVAIQLQLLQAGWSLWSASAVVAAITLALGFMNGFMVAYAGVSALFATLASSAFVFGFVRSRILTQDVIYIPETAGTLLWLGKARILGLPVDVVVFLAVVAVALVLLRWSRPGRFLYLMGDNFQAARTMGIPVRPLIVASFMASALLAWLAGVASAVSLQSMNTRLVNSALLYDVVLVVVIGGIGLSGGKGGMRNVVVGALLIGILLNGMTILNLPNIHQNLIKALILLGAIILDGQLNPRDEQTSQQGDI; this is translated from the coding sequence ATGATGGCGGTGGCGCTGTTCGCCGGCTTCGCCCTCGCGCTCGACGGCTTTACCGCCCCGGCCAACCTCCTCAACATCGTGCGGAGCGTTTCCGTCCTGGGGATCCTCGCCGCCGGCATGGGCATCGTGGTCATCGGACGGGGCATCGACCTGTCCATGGTGTCGATCATGGTCGTCACGGTCGCCATCCAGCTCCAGCTTCTCCAGGCGGGATGGTCGCTCTGGTCCGCCAGCGCCGTGGTGGCCGCCATCACGCTGGCGCTCGGCTTCATGAACGGTTTCATGGTGGCCTATGCCGGCGTCTCGGCCCTGTTCGCGACGCTCGCGTCCAGCGCCTTCGTCTTCGGCTTCGTGCGCTCGCGCATCCTCACACAGGACGTGATCTACATTCCCGAGACGGCCGGCACGCTGCTGTGGCTGGGCAAGGCGCGCATCCTCGGCCTGCCGGTCGACGTGGTCGTCTTCCTCGCCGTGGTGGCGGTGGCGCTGGTGCTGCTGCGCTGGTCGCGGCCGGGCCGCTTCCTCTACCTGATGGGCGACAATTTCCAGGCGGCGCGCACCATGGGCATTCCCGTCCGCCCGCTGATCGTCGCCTCCTTCATGGCGAGCGCCCTGCTTGCCTGGCTTGCGGGCGTGGCGAGCGCCGTCAGCCTGCAGAGCATGAACACGCGCCTCGTCAATTCGGCGCTTCTCTACGATGTCGTGCTGGTCGTGGTGATCGGCGGCATCGGCCTTTCGGGCGGCAAGGGCGGCATGCGCAACGTGGTGGTGGGCGCGCTGCTGATCGGCATCCTGCTCAACGGCATGACCATCCTCAACCTGCCCAACATCCACCAGAATCTCATCAAGGCGCTGATCCTCCTCGGGGCGATCATCCTCGATGGGCAACTCAATCCCCGCGACGAGCAGACCAGTCAGCAGGGCGACATCTAG
- a CDS encoding sugar ABC transporter substrate-binding protein translates to MSKLTKTLRHAILAGACLAGAVIGAQAQETNPGPEAYRSALEGKRVVMVPMTMGFDLAQGWNHFIGEEVKQFGGIWETRDPNWSVDAGAQAITDLISSAEKPDVLIVQTPDLNSYSRLFKRAQEAGIFVIQLDNPSNYASDVFAGSDWKRLGELETQAVIDHCGEGSSKKIAVIQGDQVNASSLDQWAGVQAVLERNPGWTVAGTADSNWDATTARNAAATILQQHPDVCGIVDFWDATAQGTASAIRDAGLKDKIFLATTGSGEAIDCKLLEDGTFGAIVTSELPRQSQDVVAAIKILLQSGIKPGESKNYLYTHEIARTKKDVAPGTCWSQAEIEAAAKK, encoded by the coding sequence ATGAGCAAACTGACGAAGACACTGCGGCATGCGATCCTTGCGGGCGCCTGCCTTGCGGGTGCGGTCATCGGCGCGCAGGCGCAGGAGACCAATCCCGGCCCCGAGGCCTATCGCTCCGCGCTGGAAGGCAAGCGCGTCGTGATGGTGCCGATGACCATGGGCTTCGACCTGGCGCAGGGCTGGAACCACTTCATCGGCGAGGAGGTCAAGCAGTTCGGCGGCATCTGGGAAACGCGCGATCCCAACTGGAGCGTCGATGCGGGCGCGCAGGCGATCACCGACCTCATCTCGTCCGCCGAGAAGCCGGACGTGCTGATCGTCCAGACGCCGGACCTCAACTCCTATTCGCGCCTCTTCAAGCGCGCGCAGGAGGCGGGCATCTTCGTCATCCAGCTCGACAACCCCTCGAACTACGCCTCCGACGTCTTCGCCGGCTCGGACTGGAAGCGTCTCGGCGAACTGGAGACCCAGGCCGTCATCGACCATTGCGGCGAGGGCTCCTCCAAGAAGATCGCGGTCATCCAGGGCGACCAGGTGAACGCCTCCAGCCTCGACCAGTGGGCCGGCGTGCAGGCGGTCCTCGAGCGCAATCCGGGCTGGACGGTGGCGGGCACCGCCGATTCCAACTGGGACGCGACGACGGCGCGCAACGCGGCCGCCACCATCCTCCAGCAGCATCCCGACGTCTGCGGCATCGTCGACTTCTGGGATGCGACGGCGCAGGGCACCGCATCGGCGATCCGCGACGCCGGCCTCAAGGACAAGATCTTCCTCGCCACGACGGGATCGGGCGAGGCCATCGACTGCAAGCTGCTGGAGGACGGCACCTTCGGCGCCATCGTGACCAGCGAGCTGCCGCGCCAGTCGCAGGACGTCGTGGCGGCGATCAAGATCCTGCTCCAGAGCGGCATCAAGCCGGGCGAGAGCAAGAACTACCTCTATACGCACGAGATCGCCCGCACCAAGAAGGACGTCGCGCCCGGCACCTGCTGGAGCCAGGCCGAGATCGAGGCCGCCGCCAAGAAATGA
- a CDS encoding SMP-30/gluconolactonase/LRE family protein, translated as MTLREKLTRLRYNKVPDHLLGEILSKSWADNLVPFAFLLVVVAAFGLLLPGFFAPSSLLDTTRQLGEFLIVVLGLTVVIIGGGIDLSVGSIFALAAFATLAVIYIAEGPVWLALLAALGAGALFGALNGFLVGYLRLRAFLTTLVTLIIGRSLYDILITTWGARIQSSPVFNDTFDHIGMGAVWGQPISALIALAFALVAHLVMSRSRIGWHFTAVGGARRSAFNVGINVRRTIFLTYVISGAACGLAGFLFAARLSGVGPGTGLGLELAALTAAVVGGNSLGGGRGSIARGLMGAVVVLLITNGLIRMGAGTGTSQLIVGLLLAAAIVLDVRWLKNRHKVLSEVYVAPLHHAMQPAQSALPGSGTAYALNDALASAEPIALGTVEGPEDVILDADDNLYAGTRHGQIVRWFAPDYTRSEVFAHIGGFPLGLAMGRDGEIVSCVGAMGLYGVAKDGDVRELSTETQRSLFSVVDDARLRDPNDCDIGPDGRIWFTDSTTRYDAHDWALDSIESRPTGRLLVHDPKTGRTRTVLKNLRYANGVCLSHDGQSLLIAESWACSVHRYWIAGPKEGRLETVIRDMPGYPDNINRASDGTYWMAWLGMRTPSFDLALRHPAMRKRMTRNLPQDDWLFPNINTGGVVKFDETGAIVATLGDLGGAAHPMVTSMREHKGWLYIGGILNNRIGRIRLPDADPHWTSWNSYWAGPASGERA; from the coding sequence ATGACCCTCCGCGAGAAACTCACCCGCCTGCGCTACAACAAGGTGCCCGATCACCTGCTGGGCGAAATCCTGTCGAAGAGCTGGGCCGACAATCTCGTGCCCTTCGCCTTCCTCCTCGTGGTGGTGGCCGCCTTCGGCCTTCTCCTGCCGGGCTTCTTCGCGCCCTCCAGCCTCCTCGACACGACGCGCCAGCTCGGCGAATTCCTGATCGTCGTGCTCGGCCTCACGGTCGTCATCATCGGCGGCGGCATCGATCTTTCCGTCGGCTCGATCTTCGCGCTCGCCGCCTTCGCGACGCTTGCCGTCATCTACATCGCCGAGGGGCCGGTCTGGCTGGCGCTGCTCGCCGCGCTCGGGGCCGGTGCGCTTTTCGGCGCGCTCAACGGTTTTCTCGTCGGCTATCTTCGCCTGCGCGCCTTCCTGACCACGCTGGTCACGCTCATCATCGGCCGCTCCCTCTACGATATCCTGATCACCACATGGGGCGCGCGCATCCAGAGCTCGCCGGTGTTCAACGACACGTTCGACCATATCGGCATGGGCGCGGTCTGGGGCCAGCCGATCAGCGCGCTGATCGCGCTCGCCTTCGCGCTCGTCGCCCATCTGGTGATGAGCCGCTCGCGCATCGGCTGGCACTTTACCGCCGTCGGCGGCGCGCGCCGCTCGGCCTTCAATGTCGGCATCAACGTGCGCCGCACGATCTTCCTCACCTATGTGATCTCGGGGGCCGCCTGCGGGCTGGCCGGCTTCCTCTTCGCCGCGCGCCTTTCCGGCGTCGGGCCGGGCACGGGGCTGGGCCTGGAGCTCGCCGCCCTCACCGCCGCCGTCGTCGGCGGCAACAGCCTCGGCGGGGGGCGCGGCTCCATCGCCAGGGGGCTGATGGGCGCCGTCGTCGTGCTGCTCATCACCAACGGCCTCATCCGCATGGGCGCGGGCACCGGCACCAGCCAGCTCATCGTCGGCCTGCTGCTGGCGGCCGCCATCGTGCTCGACGTGCGCTGGCTGAAGAACCGCCACAAGGTCCTGTCCGAAGTCTATGTCGCCCCGCTGCACCATGCCATGCAGCCCGCCCAGTCGGCGCTGCCGGGCTCGGGCACGGCCTATGCGCTGAACGATGCGCTGGCCTCGGCCGAGCCCATCGCGCTCGGCACGGTCGAGGGGCCGGAGGACGTGATCCTCGATGCCGACGACAATCTCTATGCCGGCACGCGCCATGGCCAGATCGTGCGCTGGTTCGCGCCGGACTATACGCGCTCGGAGGTGTTCGCCCATATCGGCGGCTTCCCGCTCGGCCTTGCCATGGGCCGCGACGGGGAGATCGTCTCCTGCGTCGGCGCCATGGGCCTTTACGGCGTGGCGAAGGACGGCGACGTGCGCGAGCTTTCCACGGAGACGCAGCGCTCGCTCTTTTCGGTCGTCGACGACGCGCGCCTGCGCGATCCGAACGATTGCGACATCGGCCCGGACGGGCGCATCTGGTTCACCGATTCCACCACGCGCTACGATGCCCATGACTGGGCGCTCGATTCCATCGAAAGCCGGCCGACCGGTCGCCTCCTCGTCCACGACCCGAAGACCGGCAGGACGCGCACCGTGCTGAAGAACCTGCGCTATGCCAACGGCGTCTGCCTCTCCCATGACGGCCAGTCGCTGCTGATCGCCGAAAGCTGGGCCTGCTCGGTGCACCGCTACTGGATCGCCGGCCCGAAGGAGGGCCGGCTGGAAACGGTGATCCGCGACATGCCCGGCTATCCCGACAACATCAACCGCGCCTCGGATGGCACCTACTGGATGGCGTGGCTCGGCATGCGCACGCCGAGCTTCGACCTGGCGCTGCGCCACCCCGCCATGCGCAAGCGCATGACGCGCAACCTGCCGCAGGACGACTGGCTCTTCCCGAACATCAACACCGGCGGCGTGGTGAAGTTCGACGAGACGGGCGCCATCGTCGCCACGCTCGGCGATCTCGGCGGCGCGGCCCATCCGATGGTCACCTCGATGCGCGAGCACAAGGGCTGGCTCTATATCGGCGGCATCCTCAACAACCGTATCGGCCGCATCCGCCTGCCCGATGCCGATCCGCACTGGACGAGCTGGAATTCCTACTGGGCAGGCCCGGCCTCGGGAGAAAGGGCATGA
- a CDS encoding sugar ABC transporter ATP-binding protein, producing MTTILEARALTKAFHGNVAVDAVDFDLAAGEVHALLGENGAGKSTFSKLLAGVYPPEGGEILYLGEPLRAEGPAEALSRGIAMVYQETSLVPSMTVAQNLFLGHEKAFNRLRGITIAAQQFLQSLNFTVDPTALVSSLGAAKRQMVEIARAVRLNARVIIFDEPTATLTPEERRHFFSLIERLRARGVAIVFITHALEEALQISDRITVMRDGRRVLTEKARDLTQARIVQAMVGRELATEFTPRTGTRPAGARVLSVEDVSMGALVRNTSFSVFAGQVTGLFGLVGSGRTETAKIVAGAFKRDFLRGGAIEYEGRPVRYATPGPAVADGIVYVTEDRKLEGFFENMSIAENLYAGLLAAGLNRFPFVSLSEMKALAEEWTGRLAIRSIGAEARVVELSGGNQQKVVIGKALIQKPRLIIFDEPTRGVDVGAVAEIHALIHRLADEGLAVVVISSYLPEILSLSDRILVARQGRVVEEFSPVDASSESIMYAAVH from the coding sequence ATGACCACCATCCTCGAGGCACGCGCGCTGACCAAGGCCTTCCACGGCAACGTGGCGGTGGACGCGGTCGATTTCGACCTTGCGGCCGGGGAGGTCCATGCGCTTCTCGGCGAGAACGGCGCCGGCAAGTCGACCTTCAGCAAGCTCCTGGCCGGCGTCTATCCGCCCGAAGGCGGCGAGATCCTCTATCTCGGCGAGCCGCTGCGCGCCGAGGGGCCGGCGGAAGCGCTCAGCCGCGGGATCGCCATGGTCTACCAGGAAACGAGCCTCGTGCCCTCGATGACCGTGGCGCAGAACCTGTTCCTCGGCCATGAAAAGGCGTTCAACCGCCTGCGCGGCATCACCATCGCGGCGCAGCAGTTCCTGCAATCGCTGAACTTCACCGTCGATCCGACCGCGCTGGTCTCCAGCCTCGGGGCGGCCAAGCGCCAGATGGTCGAGATCGCCCGCGCGGTGCGGCTGAATGCGCGCGTCATCATCTTCGACGAGCCGACGGCGACGCTGACGCCCGAGGAGCGGCGGCATTTCTTCTCGCTGATCGAGCGCCTGCGCGCCCGCGGGGTCGCCATCGTCTTCATCACCCACGCGCTGGAGGAGGCGCTCCAGATATCCGACCGCATCACCGTCATGCGCGACGGCCGCAGGGTGCTGACCGAAAAGGCCCGGGACCTGACGCAGGCGCGCATCGTCCAGGCCATGGTCGGCCGGGAACTGGCGACCGAATTCACGCCGCGCACCGGCACCCGGCCGGCCGGCGCGCGCGTGCTTTCGGTCGAGGACGTCTCGATGGGCGCGCTCGTCCGCAACACGTCCTTCTCGGTCTTCGCCGGGCAGGTGACGGGCCTCTTCGGCCTCGTCGGCTCGGGCCGCACCGAGACCGCCAAGATCGTCGCCGGCGCCTTCAAGCGCGATTTCCTGCGCGGCGGCGCCATCGAATACGAGGGCCGTCCCGTGCGCTATGCCACGCCCGGCCCGGCCGTCGCGGACGGCATCGTCTATGTGACCGAGGACCGCAAGCTCGAAGGCTTCTTCGAGAACATGTCGATCGCCGAAAACCTCTATGCCGGGCTGCTGGCGGCGGGGCTGAACCGTTTTCCCTTCGTCTCCCTGTCGGAGATGAAGGCGCTGGCCGAAGAATGGACCGGCAGGCTCGCCATCCGCTCGATCGGCGCCGAGGCGCGCGTGGTCGAGCTGTCCGGCGGCAACCAGCAGAAGGTGGTGATCGGCAAGGCGCTGATCCAGAAGCCGCGGCTCATCATCTTCGACGAGCCGACGCGCGGCGTCGACGTCGGCGCGGTGGCCGAAATCCACGCGCTCATCCATCGCCTCGCCGACGAGGGCCTCGCCGTCGTGGTGATCTCCTCCTATCTCCCGGAAATCCTCTCCCTTTCCGACCGCATCCTGGTCGCGAGGCAGGGCCGGGTGGTCGAGGAATTCTCGCCCGTCGACGCATCCAGCGAAAGCATCATGTATGCCGCGGTGCACTGA
- a CDS encoding OpgC family protein, with protein MKRFEIIDGMRGYFLVFMLINHLVFVGGYWMVEVNHRQFAFVEDAQGFVFLSGLLIGMVYARKMLKYGYEVGRQAIHGRAFELYRYAMGTVMAVLVVQMVLPDAFRLWYNWLGTTNFDAPLRLAAIATFLFQPTFMDILPQYIVYMLFAPLLVWLCLRGKWLHVLAGSLIAWMAAQLGLQRFATEPLNALITGADEQGIRDSFNMLGWQIVFFPAMVIGVLVAQGKIDWTRIFSPERTWLPKLALAICLFFLPLRIATAWDLLPQPVLEKFATMEIRADFGPVYLLNFAAVATGLAWLLIAGPKHRSAWIRTAAGIVTGVFTLRFLRLLGRHSLQVYVWHVAIVYAVYYVDGRTPELSQLTKTTIAVVCIALLALPALWREREEISAALFGQPATEPARNKPGSNAR; from the coding sequence TTGAAGCGATTTGAAATCATCGACGGCATGCGAGGTTATTTTCTCGTCTTCATGCTCATCAACCACCTGGTCTTCGTCGGTGGCTACTGGATGGTGGAAGTGAACCATCGCCAGTTCGCCTTCGTCGAAGACGCGCAGGGCTTCGTCTTCCTCTCCGGCCTGCTGATCGGCATGGTCTATGCGCGCAAGATGCTGAAATACGGATATGAGGTCGGCCGCCAGGCCATCCATGGCCGGGCGTTCGAACTCTACCGCTACGCCATGGGCACGGTGATGGCCGTGCTGGTCGTGCAGATGGTTCTGCCGGACGCCTTCCGGCTCTGGTACAACTGGCTCGGCACGACGAATTTCGATGCGCCGCTGCGGCTGGCGGCGATCGCGACCTTCCTGTTCCAGCCGACCTTCATGGACATCCTGCCGCAATACATCGTCTACATGCTCTTCGCCCCGCTGCTGGTCTGGCTGTGCCTGCGGGGAAAATGGCTGCATGTGCTCGCCGGCTCGCTGATTGCCTGGATGGCGGCGCAACTCGGCCTGCAACGCTTCGCCACGGAGCCGCTGAATGCGCTGATCACGGGCGCCGACGAACAGGGGATCCGCGACAGCTTCAACATGCTCGGATGGCAGATCGTCTTCTTCCCGGCCATGGTGATCGGCGTGCTCGTCGCGCAGGGGAAAATCGACTGGACGCGCATCTTCTCGCCGGAAAGGACATGGCTTCCGAAGCTCGCGCTCGCCATTTGCCTGTTCTTCCTGCCGTTGCGCATTGCCACCGCGTGGGACCTGCTTCCCCAGCCGGTGCTGGAGAAGTTCGCGACGATGGAAATCCGCGCCGATTTCGGTCCTGTCTACCTGCTGAACTTTGCCGCCGTCGCGACGGGCCTGGCCTGGCTGCTCATCGCCGGCCCGAAGCACCGCAGCGCCTGGATCCGCACCGCCGCAGGCATCGTGACGGGCGTCTTCACGCTGCGCTTCCTGCGGTTGCTCGGCCGTCACTCGCTGCAGGTCTATGTCTGGCACGTCGCCATCGTCTATGCCGTCTACTACGTGGACGGACGAACGCCGGAGCTTTCGCAGCTCACGAAGACGACGATCGCGGTCGTCTGCATAGCCCTGCTCGCTCTTCCGGCGCTTTGGCGCGAACGCGAGGAGATAAGTGCCGCCCTGTTCGGCCAGCCCGCGACGGAACCCGCCAGGAACAAGCCCGGATCGAACGCGCGCTGA